The Paenibacillus sophorae genome has a segment encoding these proteins:
- a CDS encoding cytochrome b/b6 domain-containing protein, with amino-acid sequence MKFDFILHWLWALVFSILALSGIAMAGAKYGWVMQYDIATADIVHRLAAVVYVLLTLIVIIYEIIRILRRDRTKKPWLVFGPSGYGLFTFITTLIFIITGAVIWLFMDSNHAATAFTMWIHEKLTYLAVASVIWHIYMKSHALKWPKKKERKAR; translated from the coding sequence ATGAAGTTTGATTTTATCCTTCACTGGCTATGGGCGCTTGTGTTCTCCATCTTGGCACTGAGCGGAATTGCAATGGCAGGAGCGAAATATGGTTGGGTGATGCAGTATGATATTGCGACGGCGGATATCGTACACCGCTTGGCAGCGGTTGTGTATGTCCTGCTGACCCTGATTGTCATCATCTACGAAATTATTCGTATCCTAAGACGGGATAGGACCAAAAAGCCATGGCTTGTGTTCGGCCCATCCGGTTATGGACTCTTTACCTTCATTACCACTCTGATTTTTATTATTACCGGAGCTGTTATCTGGCTCTTCATGGATAGTAACCACGCCGCAACAGCTTTTACAATGTGGATTCATGAAAAATTGACTTATCTGGCAGTAGCGAGCGTGATCTGGCACATCTATATGAAGTCCCATGCACTAAAGTGGCCTAAGAAAAAGGAACGGAAGGCAAGATGA
- a CDS encoding stalk domain-containing protein codes for MKVLTIPCIMLFYMLTFASLVGASPADKAFVATSKQHYSTATKSVLNLSADDKLTTTTYSSIYIPIKDIFAKQVDSLTWDNSKKLATITNQGKQLLINLSGKSITASDNQVILPSEWVSIVNGRVSLNAYVLAFIFDRYADRYNDKEQVAAERAQWESKLSFLNIDWTDGLADKEHYMHVNVVFK; via the coding sequence ATGAAAGTTTTAACCATTCCATGTATAATGCTTTTTTATATGCTAACTTTTGCTTCTTTGGTCGGAGCAAGTCCTGCTGACAAAGCTTTTGTGGCTACCTCTAAACAGCATTATAGTACAGCTACAAAATCTGTTCTCAACCTTTCCGCGGACGATAAGCTTACAACAACCACATACAGCTCTATTTATATCCCTATCAAAGATATATTCGCTAAACAGGTAGATTCGTTGACTTGGGATAACTCCAAAAAATTAGCAACTATAACAAACCAGGGTAAGCAATTACTTATTAACCTCTCTGGTAAATCAATTACTGCAAGTGATAACCAGGTTATACTGCCATCTGAGTGGGTTAGTATCGTAAATGGAAGGGTTAGTCTTAACGCTTATGTACTTGCTTTTATTTTTGATCGATATGCTGATAGATATAATGATAAAGAGCAAGTTGCCGCTGAAAGAGCACAATGGGAAAGTAAATTATCTTTCCTCAATATTGATTGGACCGACGGACTTGCAGATAAAGAGCACTATATGCATGTAAACGTCGTATTTAAGTAA
- a CDS encoding glycoside hydrolase family 32 protein, with translation MELPTQGALLHREALLKAEQSISKIKDIVGKDPGRLKYHFMAPAYWINDPNGLIFYKGEYHLFYQHYPYAAKWGAMHWGHAKSKDLVHWEHLPIALAPSEPYDLDERGGVFSGSAVDDNGVLSVLYTGTVIKDGALIQSQCLATSQDGITFEKYEGNPVIPVPPEDGSADFRDPKVWQHDGTWYMVIGSSKDGKGKALLYKSPDLRDWNYACVLAESDGTMGTMWECPDFFPLDGRYVLMFSPMGMGERKTIYLVGDMDYETGRFTWDTMGDVDHGFEYYAPQSFLDGKGRRIIIAWLNAWDWMPWFKDFGPTAVNHWCGAMSAPRTVELDSDGRLKFRPVKELEVLRREHYHIEQTAVTPGASVIPKYVGSDCLEIKAEFEMSGCTAEEIGFVLRGAGDGSQQTLLVYNTKTGALRFDRTRSDGWSEGVRLAALERTGEEPLRLHIFVDTCAVEVYTDDYRTVMTNNIYPEPASVMVEVFASGGSVNLASLDIWKLRSAW, from the coding sequence GTGGAGCTGCCAACTCAAGGAGCGTTGCTGCATCGGGAAGCGTTATTAAAAGCGGAACAGTCCATTTCCAAGATAAAGGACATTGTCGGCAAGGACCCGGGCCGGCTGAAATATCATTTTATGGCGCCGGCCTATTGGATCAACGATCCGAATGGCCTGATTTTTTACAAAGGCGAATATCATCTGTTCTACCAGCATTATCCGTATGCGGCCAAATGGGGCGCCATGCACTGGGGCCACGCCAAAAGCAAGGATCTCGTCCACTGGGAGCATCTGCCGATCGCGCTTGCCCCAAGCGAGCCTTATGATCTGGATGAGCGGGGAGGCGTCTTTTCGGGCAGCGCGGTCGACGACAATGGCGTTCTGTCCGTCCTCTATACGGGGACGGTCATTAAAGACGGCGCTCTGATACAATCCCAATGTCTCGCTACCAGCCAGGATGGAATCACCTTTGAGAAGTACGAGGGCAATCCAGTCATTCCCGTTCCGCCGGAGGATGGCTCCGCTGATTTCCGCGATCCGAAAGTTTGGCAGCATGATGGAACGTGGTACATGGTCATTGGCTCCAGTAAAGACGGAAAGGGAAAGGCTTTGCTCTACAAATCCCCGGATCTTCGGGATTGGAACTACGCCTGCGTGCTGGCCGAAAGCGACGGAACGATGGGAACGATGTGGGAGTGCCCGGATTTCTTCCCTCTGGATGGACGCTATGTGCTTATGTTCTCGCCGATGGGTATGGGGGAACGCAAAACCATCTATCTGGTTGGAGACATGGACTATGAAACCGGAAGATTTACCTGGGATACGATGGGCGATGTGGATCACGGGTTTGAATACTATGCTCCGCAGTCCTTTCTGGACGGCAAAGGCAGACGGATCATCATCGCCTGGCTGAACGCCTGGGACTGGATGCCGTGGTTTAAGGACTTCGGGCCGACCGCTGTCAATCACTGGTGCGGCGCCATGTCGGCGCCGCGGACCGTGGAGCTGGACAGCGATGGCCGGCTGAAATTTAGGCCGGTCAAGGAACTGGAGGTTCTTCGCAGGGAGCATTACCATATCGAGCAGACCGCAGTCACACCGGGAGCTTCGGTGATCCCCAAATATGTGGGCAGCGACTGCCTGGAGATTAAGGCCGAGTTCGAAATGTCCGGCTGCACGGCCGAAGAAATCGGTTTCGTGCTAAGGGGCGCAGGTGACGGCTCGCAGCAGACTCTGCTCGTGTACAATACGAAGACGGGCGCGCTGCGCTTTGACCGCACCCGCTCCGACGGCTGGAGCGAGGGCGTCCGGTTGGCGGCTCTGGAGAGAACGGGGGAAGAACCGTTAAGGCTGCATATTTTTGTCGATACCTGTGCAGTAGAGGTGTATACCGATGATTATCGGACCGTCATGACCAATAATATCTATCCGGAACCGGCCAGTGTCATGGTGGAAGTCTTCGCAAGCGGCGGCAGTGTGAATCTCGCGTCGCTGGACATCTGGAAGCTGCGGTCGGCGTGGTAA
- a CDS encoding glycoside hydrolase family 172 protein, whose amino-acid sequence MHTQSLNLLGNLTQVKEVRSARVSSWDQDGRNQDYWMIPAGGSVVLGDMEGPGSINHIWMTSFCRRVHGPSVMNPEWGGNIAPVNEIHNALGVTWESADPAWYRKVLIRMTWDDESHPSVLVPYGDFFCIGHSMPGNFASLPFTVSVKPEEQFKFGGVASVNCYLPMPFNKRALIEIINENDVPFGLYFHIDYELYKQPLGDDTAYFHAQWRRENPCDGWGPNLQVNTPEVNRVANLDGAGNYVILETEGKGHYIGCNLSVTHFQGSWWGEGDDMFFIDGEKLPSIVGTGAEDYFNHAWGMQKNAFPFHGSIVHESDVPGYQVSYRFHITDPVHFSESLKVTIEHGHANHLSDDWSSTAYWYQTLPSKPFGILPVEERIQRMPQFPSPGTLKKVVLNEEMEESYRLAKERMDGYAKGREEQVQKKVDRVAWHSEGNIRQSQSVRDTFKSK is encoded by the coding sequence ATGCATACTCAATCGTTGAACTTGCTCGGGAATTTAACTCAGGTGAAGGAGGTCCGCTCGGCGCGTGTATCCAGCTGGGATCAGGACGGGCGAAATCAGGATTATTGGATGATTCCGGCCGGCGGCTCCGTCGTACTTGGCGATATGGAAGGACCGGGCAGCATCAATCATATCTGGATGACCTCGTTCTGCCGTAGGGTTCACGGGCCAAGCGTAATGAATCCCGAGTGGGGCGGCAATATCGCGCCTGTTAACGAAATTCACAACGCGCTCGGCGTAACCTGGGAATCGGCCGATCCTGCCTGGTACCGTAAGGTGCTGATCCGAATGACCTGGGACGATGAGTCTCATCCAAGCGTGCTTGTACCGTACGGCGACTTCTTCTGCATCGGCCATTCGATGCCCGGCAACTTCGCCTCCCTTCCGTTTACCGTCTCGGTGAAACCGGAGGAGCAGTTCAAATTCGGCGGAGTGGCTTCAGTCAACTGCTATCTGCCGATGCCTTTCAATAAACGGGCCCTGATCGAGATCATTAACGAGAACGATGTGCCGTTCGGCTTGTACTTCCATATCGATTACGAGCTGTACAAGCAGCCGCTCGGCGATGATACCGCTTATTTCCATGCACAGTGGCGCCGCGAGAATCCATGCGACGGCTGGGGGCCGAATCTTCAGGTGAACACGCCGGAAGTAAATCGGGTGGCCAATCTGGACGGTGCCGGTAACTATGTCATTCTGGAAACGGAAGGCAAAGGCCACTATATCGGCTGCAATCTCTCCGTTACCCATTTTCAGGGCAGCTGGTGGGGCGAGGGGGACGATATGTTCTTCATCGACGGAGAGAAGCTGCCGAGCATCGTCGGCACGGGCGCCGAGGATTATTTCAATCACGCCTGGGGGATGCAAAAGAATGCGTTCCCGTTCCACGGCTCCATTGTGCATGAGAGCGATGTTCCGGGCTATCAGGTATCCTACCGATTCCATATCACCGACCCGGTGCATTTCTCGGAGAGCCTTAAAGTAACGATCGAGCATGGCCATGCCAATCACCTGTCCGACGACTGGTCGTCGACCGCTTATTGGTACCAGACCCTGCCTTCCAAGCCGTTCGGCATTCTGCCGGTGGAGGAGCGAATTCAGCGTATGCCGCAATTTCCGAGCCCCGGCACGCTGAAGAAGGTCGTTCTGAACGAAGAAATGGAGGAATCCTACAGGCTGGCTAAAGAACGAATGGATGGCTATGCCAAAGGGCGCGAAGAGCAGGTTCAGAAAAAAGTGGACAGAGTGGCTTGGCATTCCGAAGGCAATATCCGGCAAAGCCAAAGCGTGCGCGATACGTTCAAATCCAAATAA
- a CDS encoding carbohydrate ABC transporter permease translates to MNSISRATTSSAVKEAKRVKKGRMSGNAGMSVLAYIITLLVLFPFLWMILLSFKTNSDILNNPFSLPESLSFDNYERALTTLNLGLLYKNTFIIAVITIVIEVLITFMSSYALTRMVFHSERLRCSVTAFLLAGLAIPAFILLFPVYRLTLSFGLLNTYASLIIPYIATSISFNTLLFTGFLRGFPREVEEAAIIDGCGLLTLGKSVVFPIIMPVVATVFIFNMLYIWNEFPFAVTLISDETMTTISLGISQFKGRFNIDYGGIIAASTLLIIPQLVFFAVFQRFIIEGMTAGAVKG, encoded by the coding sequence ATGAATTCTATATCCCGTGCCACGACAAGCTCTGCTGTGAAGGAAGCGAAACGTGTGAAAAAGGGGCGAATGAGCGGCAATGCGGGTATGAGTGTGTTGGCTTACATCATCACCCTGCTGGTGTTGTTTCCTTTCCTGTGGATGATTCTGCTGTCGTTCAAGACGAACAGCGATATTCTGAATAATCCGTTCAGCCTGCCCGAGTCGCTGAGCTTTGACAATTACGAACGGGCGCTTACGACGCTGAATTTGGGGCTGCTGTATAAAAATACGTTCATCATTGCCGTCATCACTATCGTGATTGAAGTCTTAATTACGTTCATGAGCTCCTATGCCTTAACGCGCATGGTATTCCACTCCGAACGCTTGAGATGTTCCGTGACCGCGTTTCTGCTCGCGGGATTAGCCATACCTGCGTTCATCCTGTTGTTTCCGGTATACAGGCTGACCCTATCCTTCGGGCTGCTCAATACGTACGCTTCGCTGATCATTCCCTATATCGCGACTTCGATTTCCTTCAATACGCTGCTGTTTACAGGCTTTCTCCGCGGATTTCCGAGAGAGGTGGAGGAAGCGGCAATTATCGACGGATGCGGTCTCCTTACGCTGGGCAAGTCGGTCGTATTCCCGATTATTATGCCGGTGGTCGCCACGGTGTTCATTTTCAATATGCTGTATATCTGGAATGAGTTCCCGTTCGCGGTAACCTTAATCAGCGATGAAACGATGACCACGATCTCGCTTGGCATTTCCCAGTTCAAAGGCCGCTTTAACATTGATTACGGCGGCATTATTGCGGCGAGCACGCTGCTCATTATCCCGCAGCTCGTGTTCTTCGCCGTCTTTCAAAGATTCATTATCGAAGGCATGACGGCCGGGGCTGTAAAGGGCTAA
- a CDS encoding carbohydrate ABC transporter permease — MIWLSKRRYILFMLIPTLIVYLGYIIMPVLISFYYSLTEYTGIGAARFIGLDNFSRLWHDSLFWISLKNTLIVLAVALLLLLPGAFLLALLLNVKVRGGNAVKALNFAPSIVAPILVGLIWVFILDPQMGMINVILTKLGLGQLAQPWIGGKTLTPYSIGIVFTWQMIGFLATIFLAGLKMIPRDVYESSSMDGANKVQQMFRITIPMMNETVKINVILIITGVFKIFETVLLLTNGGPNHLSEVMVTYMYNVTFTSGEYGYGMAIATVTFLLTLIFSLVYMSLSRKSIEE; from the coding sequence ATGATTTGGCTCAGTAAACGAAGATACATTCTATTCATGCTGATCCCCACGCTGATTGTATATCTGGGCTACATCATCATGCCCGTGCTCATCTCCTTCTACTATAGTCTGACCGAATATACGGGAATCGGCGCGGCGAGATTTATAGGATTAGATAATTTCAGCAGGCTCTGGCATGATTCTCTGTTCTGGATATCGTTAAAAAATACGCTGATTGTGCTGGCTGTCGCCCTGCTGCTGCTTCTGCCGGGAGCTTTTCTGCTCGCCCTGCTGCTCAATGTAAAGGTTAGAGGGGGCAATGCCGTGAAAGCGCTGAATTTTGCGCCCAGCATTGTCGCTCCGATCCTGGTGGGTCTAATCTGGGTGTTTATTCTCGACCCGCAAATGGGGATGATCAACGTGATCCTGACCAAGCTGGGACTCGGGCAGCTGGCTCAGCCGTGGATTGGGGGAAAGACCTTAACCCCATATTCCATCGGGATTGTGTTTACCTGGCAGATGATCGGGTTTCTGGCAACCATCTTCCTGGCCGGACTCAAGATGATTCCAAGGGATGTCTACGAATCCAGCTCCATGGACGGGGCGAATAAGGTCCAGCAGATGTTCCGGATCACCATTCCGATGATGAACGAAACAGTCAAGATTAATGTCATTCTGATCATTACTGGCGTATTCAAAATCTTTGAAACCGTACTGCTGCTGACGAACGGAGGACCCAATCATTTATCGGAGGTCATGGTTACCTACATGTACAATGTAACCTTTACCTCAGGGGAGTACGGCTACGGTATGGCCATCGCCACGGTTACCTTTCTGCTGACCTTGATCTTTTCCCTGGTCTACATGAGCTTGAGCAGAAAGAGCATTGAGGAATAG
- a CDS encoding ABC transporter substrate-binding protein codes for MKNRFSIILMACLLILSLAACGSNSTPKNENASSEVGPVTLSIAMHVANVKEQEPYMYGIIQKFQEKYPDIKIDLTGAETQEHVKKMKMMSQSGNLPDIFWMLPAPAKEMNQAGLLLDLSDFLKSNPEITAGIDSQMVSDYQDGGKQFGLPYQALVTGLWYNKALFDQYKVKVPETYEELLAAAKVFKANNVVTIAKGSKDTFSTWAFLGMLTRYGFFDKIADIESGKEKFNNPDFLKLFNKIDELRVNGAFPENVSTLSYFQAVEMFTGGKAAMLDAGVWETKKIEGSPIAKTAGFSWGPTFSDGVGNQKIAMAVAAAPLVASAKVKDDPAKYDAVQKFFAFFYSQEGAAVMAENEAPPVVKYTGTVDKEKYPVYAEVINKLNEPGWERPRAQPDLVVSEAVGNQLNDSIYGVINGIYKPEQALDLIDQKMAK; via the coding sequence ATGAAGAACAGATTTTCGATTATTCTGATGGCATGTTTGTTGATTCTCAGTTTGGCGGCCTGCGGCAGCAATTCCACCCCTAAAAATGAAAACGCTTCATCCGAGGTGGGTCCGGTCACTTTATCGATCGCCATGCACGTAGCCAATGTCAAGGAACAAGAGCCTTATATGTATGGCATTATTCAAAAGTTCCAGGAGAAATACCCTGATATCAAGATCGATCTTACGGGAGCGGAAACCCAGGAGCATGTCAAGAAAATGAAAATGATGTCCCAGTCGGGTAATCTCCCGGACATTTTCTGGATGCTGCCGGCTCCGGCCAAGGAAATGAATCAGGCAGGATTGCTGCTGGATTTGAGCGATTTCCTGAAGAGCAATCCTGAGATTACTGCAGGCATTGATTCCCAAATGGTAAGCGATTACCAGGATGGGGGCAAGCAGTTCGGGCTGCCTTACCAGGCGCTCGTGACCGGATTATGGTACAACAAGGCGTTGTTCGATCAATACAAAGTCAAAGTGCCGGAAACATATGAGGAGCTGCTGGCGGCGGCAAAAGTGTTCAAAGCGAACAACGTCGTTACCATTGCGAAGGGCTCGAAGGATACGTTCAGCACATGGGCTTTCCTCGGCATGCTGACCCGTTATGGATTCTTTGACAAGATAGCCGACATTGAGAGCGGTAAAGAGAAGTTTAACAATCCCGACTTTTTGAAGCTGTTCAACAAGATTGACGAGCTTCGGGTGAACGGGGCTTTCCCGGAAAATGTCTCGACGCTGTCCTACTTCCAGGCGGTCGAAATGTTTACCGGCGGCAAGGCCGCCATGCTGGATGCCGGTGTGTGGGAGACAAAGAAGATTGAAGGCAGTCCGATCGCCAAGACGGCAGGCTTCTCCTGGGGCCCTACCTTCTCCGACGGCGTCGGCAACCAGAAGATTGCCATGGCTGTCGCTGCGGCTCCGCTGGTTGCAAGCGCGAAAGTGAAGGATGACCCGGCCAAGTATGACGCGGTTCAGAAGTTTTTCGCTTTCTTTTACAGTCAGGAAGGTGCAGCGGTGATGGCCGAGAACGAGGCGCCGCCGGTCGTGAAATATACGGGAACTGTGGACAAGGAGAAATATCCGGTATACGCGGAAGTGATCAATAAGCTGAATGAGCCGGGGTGGGAACGGCCAAGGGCTCAACCCGACTTGGTGGTCAGCGAAGCGGTGGGCAATCAGCTTAACGACAGTATTTACGGCGTAATCAATGGCATTTACAAACCGGAACAAGCGCTGGATCTGATCGACCAGAAGATGGCGAAGTAA
- a CDS encoding helix-turn-helix domain-containing protein: protein MILHQISPYIRVAMDNIVEGSWVIKERQLFDYELLYIMEGKVIVTIEDAVYEGVRGDIFLFRPKQRHKIKKVGKQRLRQPHIHFDFFYTEDSEKVKVSFRPIEEIEPEELAYFRPDIIDEMPVPLSSHLRLKNPVFIEKMLLDIIYEYETKMPYYEFKVKGLFIQLWTQLLRENYWSLNSHVETNMHALMHIKQYLMHNTNRKVSLDEIARMSGISKHYLVRLFQQAFGMSPIQYHQLMRAHAARHMIQFTADPLTIIAENLGFSSIHAFSRFFKTVEGKSPSYYRRKG, encoded by the coding sequence ATGATTCTGCACCAAATTTCGCCTTACATCCGTGTAGCGATGGATAATATTGTGGAAGGTTCCTGGGTTATAAAAGAGAGGCAATTATTCGATTATGAGCTGCTGTACATTATGGAGGGCAAGGTGATCGTGACGATCGAGGATGCGGTCTATGAAGGCGTTCGGGGCGACATTTTTCTGTTCCGTCCGAAGCAACGGCATAAAATCAAGAAGGTCGGGAAGCAGCGCCTCCGCCAGCCCCATATCCATTTCGACTTCTTCTATACGGAGGACAGCGAGAAGGTGAAAGTGTCATTCCGGCCGATTGAAGAAATCGAACCGGAGGAATTGGCTTATTTCCGCCCTGATATTATCGATGAAATGCCCGTTCCCTTATCCAGCCACCTGCGGCTGAAGAATCCCGTGTTTATTGAAAAAATGCTGCTGGACATCATCTACGAATACGAAACGAAAATGCCGTACTACGAGTTCAAGGTCAAAGGCTTATTCATTCAGCTCTGGACTCAACTGCTGCGCGAAAATTACTGGAGCCTCAATTCCCATGTCGAGACCAATATGCACGCCCTGATGCACATTAAACAATATCTAATGCACAATACGAACCGTAAAGTCAGCCTGGATGAAATCGCAAGGATGTCCGGAATCAGCAAGCACTATCTGGTCCGCCTTTTTCAGCAGGCCTTCGGCATGAGTCCCATCCAATATCATCAGCTCATGCGCGCGCATGCGGCCAGGCATATGATCCAGTTCACCGCCGACCCGCTGACCATCATCGCCGAGAACTTGGGGTTCTCCAGCATTCACGCGTTCAGCCGATTTTTCAAAACGGTCGAAGGCAAGAGCCCTTCTTATTACCGCCGTAAGGGTTAA
- a CDS encoding ABC transporter substrate-binding protein — MKRLKKSKVLAKAASATVLASLVILTACSSGGGGGNAASDKQDPNGKITLNFITQSSPLAPADPNEKLINKRLEEKTNVHINWKNFTKDVFVEKRNLAVASGSLPDAIFNADYSDYELLKLAKNGTLIPLNDLIDKYMPNLKKVLEEAPEYKAMITAPDGNIYGFPWIEELGEGKERIQAVDSMAWINVDWLKKLGLKMPTTTEELKKVLIAFKTQDPNGNGQADEIPLSFINKPGAEDLTYLFAAFGEGENPDHAVVSNDGKVIFAPADEGYKNAVSYINELYKEGLIDVEAYTQDWSTYLAKGKAQRYGLYFSWDKANISGANDSYQVLPPLAGPDGQINVARTNGLGLGRGKMVVTSANKNLEATAKWVDQLYDPIQSVQDNWGTYGDTTQQNIFEFDEAKGMLKHLPLEGAAPVELREKTSIGGPLAVLNSYYGKYTTVPDDAKGRMEIIKNIMAPHMKEDNVMPSVFNSIEELDRLTTIEADLFAYVLRMRTEWYQNGKVNEQWGDYQKELKRLGLDEWLKIKQDGYDRATKK, encoded by the coding sequence ATGAAAAGACTAAAAAAATCAAAAGTTTTAGCAAAAGCAGCTTCCGCCACTGTACTTGCTTCTCTTGTAATCCTTACTGCTTGCAGTAGCGGAGGAGGAGGAGGGAATGCGGCTAGTGATAAACAAGATCCAAACGGTAAAATAACTCTGAATTTTATAACGCAAAGCTCACCGCTGGCGCCAGCAGATCCCAATGAAAAGCTGATCAATAAACGTCTCGAAGAAAAAACGAATGTGCATATTAATTGGAAAAACTTCACCAAAGACGTGTTTGTGGAAAAAAGAAACCTGGCGGTCGCAAGCGGCAGTCTTCCCGATGCTATTTTCAATGCGGACTACAGCGACTATGAGCTGCTCAAGCTCGCTAAAAACGGCACCCTCATTCCGCTGAATGATCTGATCGACAAGTATATGCCGAACTTAAAAAAAGTGCTGGAAGAAGCCCCTGAATACAAGGCCATGATTACGGCGCCGGACGGCAACATTTATGGATTTCCATGGATTGAAGAGCTGGGTGAAGGAAAAGAACGAATTCAGGCTGTAGACAGCATGGCTTGGATCAATGTGGATTGGCTCAAGAAGCTTGGGCTGAAAATGCCGACAACAACGGAAGAACTGAAGAAAGTGCTGATCGCGTTCAAGACACAAGATCCGAATGGCAACGGTCAGGCGGATGAAATTCCGTTGTCCTTTATTAACAAGCCGGGTGCGGAAGATCTGACTTACCTCTTTGCCGCTTTCGGAGAGGGTGAGAACCCTGACCATGCGGTCGTAAGCAATGATGGCAAAGTGATCTTTGCGCCAGCGGATGAAGGCTATAAAAACGCTGTATCCTATATCAATGAGCTTTATAAAGAAGGCCTGATTGATGTGGAAGCGTATACACAGGACTGGAGTACTTACCTTGCCAAAGGGAAGGCGCAAAGATACGGTCTGTACTTCTCCTGGGACAAAGCCAATATCTCCGGAGCAAACGATTCTTATCAAGTATTGCCGCCGCTCGCAGGTCCCGATGGTCAAATTAACGTAGCCCGTACCAATGGTCTTGGCCTTGGCCGCGGTAAAATGGTTGTTACAAGCGCGAATAAAAACCTGGAAGCGACTGCAAAATGGGTCGATCAGCTGTATGATCCGATTCAGTCCGTACAGGACAACTGGGGAACCTACGGGGACACCACGCAGCAGAATATCTTTGAATTTGATGAAGCCAAAGGCATGCTGAAGCATCTGCCGCTCGAAGGCGCAGCTCCCGTTGAGCTTCGTGAGAAAACAAGCATCGGCGGACCGCTGGCTGTTCTTAACTCCTACTATGGCAAATACACGACCGTGCCGGATGATGCCAAAGGCAGAATGGAGATCATCAAGAACATCATGGCTCCGCACATGAAAGAGGATAACGTAATGCCAAGCGTATTCAACTCGATTGAAGAGCTGGACCGCCTCACGACGATTGAAGCCGATCTGTTCGCCTATGTCCTCAGAATGCGCACCGAATGGTACCAGAACGGCAAAGTGAATGAGCAGTGGGGAGATTATCAGAAAGAGCTGAAACGCCTCGGCTTGGATGAATGGCTGAAGATTAAACAGGATGGTTATGATAGAGCAACGAAAAAATAA
- a CDS encoding carbohydrate ABC transporter permease — protein MFIKHSRLDRVILMLNSTFLILAVLMVVLPLIYVVIASFMDPSVLLSQGLSFNISDWSLEGYKKILTNPAMIRGFGNAVFYAASFAILTVMVSICAGYALSDDRLKGRSLFMTLFLITMFFGGGLVPTYLLVKNLGLLNTVWAVIIPGAVNVWNIILSRTFFKGVPKELREAANVDGASEMKIFLSIVLPLSKPIIFVLALYAFVGQWNSYFDAMIYLDNPSLHPLQLVLRSILIQNQVDPSMISDQLAMAEMKKLSEIIKYAAIVVSSLPLLVMYPFFQKYFEKGVMVGSLK, from the coding sequence ATGTTCATCAAACATTCCCGGCTGGACCGCGTTATTCTCATGCTGAACTCCACCTTTTTAATTTTGGCCGTACTGATGGTGGTTCTTCCGCTCATTTATGTCGTCATTGCATCCTTCATGGATCCTTCGGTGCTGCTCAGCCAAGGGTTATCGTTCAACATCTCGGATTGGTCGTTGGAGGGATACAAGAAGATTCTTACTAATCCAGCCATGATACGAGGTTTTGGAAACGCTGTATTTTACGCTGCTTCATTTGCTATCCTTACCGTTATGGTCTCTATTTGCGCAGGATATGCCTTGTCTGATGACAGGCTAAAGGGAAGAAGTTTATTTATGACATTGTTCCTCATTACGATGTTCTTTGGAGGAGGACTTGTTCCAACTTACCTGCTGGTCAAGAATCTGGGTCTTCTAAATACGGTTTGGGCCGTGATCATTCCCGGGGCAGTCAACGTATGGAACATTATTTTGTCCAGAACCTTCTTTAAAGGAGTGCCCAAAGAACTGAGGGAAGCCGCCAATGTGGACGGGGCGTCGGAGATGAAGATATTCCTCAGCATTGTATTGCCGCTCTCTAAACCCATTATCTTCGTACTTGCTCTTTATGCCTTTGTTGGCCAGTGGAATTCCTACTTTGATGCCATGATCTATTTGGATAATCCGAGCCTTCATCCGCTGCAGCTTGTTCTTCGTTCCATCCTGATTCAGAATCAGGTCGATCCAAGCATGATCAGTGATCAGCTCGCCATGGCGGAAATGAAAAAATTGTCTGAAATCATCAAGTATGCCGCGATTGTTGTGTCCAGCTTGCCTCTCCTTGTGATGTATCCGTTCTTTCAAAAGTATTTTGAAAAGGGTGTCATGGTCGGTTCCCTTAAATAG